From a single Nicotiana tabacum cultivar K326 chromosome 8, ASM71507v2, whole genome shotgun sequence genomic region:
- the LOC142163032 gene encoding uncharacterized protein LOC142163032: MGTSPESSDTLASASAVTTNVPAPAVTFASGVIDSTHLYYLHPSDYPGMNLVSSVFDGKGYGGWRRAVIIALSAKNKLGFIDGTLIIPKTNSAVQQTWGRCNDMVLSWLLNSLSKEIAESVLYSQSAKDLWSDLEDRFGHANGAKLFQL; the protein is encoded by the coding sequence ATGGGTACTTCACCAGAATCATCCGACACTCTAGCTTCTGCTTCTGCTGTCACCACTAATGTTCCTGCACCTGCAGTGACCTTTGCTTCAGGAGTAATTGACTCCACTCACCTTTATTACCTTCATCCTTCTGACTACCCAGGGATGAACCTTGTATCCTCAGTTTTTGATGGCAAAGGATATGGAGGTTGGAGAAGGGCAGTTATCATTGCCTTGTCTGCAAAGAACAAGCTGGGATTCATCGATGGTACTCTTATCATCCCTAAGACTAATTCTGCAGTCCAGCAGACATGGGGTAGATGTAATGACATGGTACTTTCATGGCTTCTCAACTCTTTGTCCAAAGAGATAGCTGAAAGTGTGCTCTATTCACAGAGTGCAAAAGATTTGTGGAGTGACCTGGAAGACAGATTTGGACATGCAAATGGAGCAAAGTTATTCCAATTATAA